A single Dermacentor variabilis isolate Ectoservices chromosome 9, ASM5094787v1, whole genome shotgun sequence DNA region contains:
- the LOC142557177 gene encoding regulator of chromosome condensation-like, with protein sequence MPRRKPTESRAPQKKASAKRKKEDQESTTSSAPPIKRVKGELSVERRSSPGSVYTVGQGDVGQLGLGPDVMELARPALVADLKDVVDVVAGGMHTLCLTADGKVWSFGCNDEGALGRQTSSLDGTETTPGTVELPEPVAQLTAGDSHSAALTVSGKVFLWGNFRDSRGQMGLVTEGKAEQEPKLVVSNIVQIASGSDHVVMLTVKGDVLTMGCGEQGQLGRVPVRTSSRRACTPSLELLTPTKVSIPKPSGCKTRAFDRIWAGAYATYARLRETGKLYGFGLNNYHQLGAQAHRSNESGQIISVPQPLTSCQGHRWQLVSGGQHHTLLLSEEGSVFTLGRKDYGRLGLGASVPAGNEDQGTPAPVPGLSGCVEVSCGEAVSFAIDGEGRLHSWGFGTNGQLGHGGDDDLFEPKVIAGKLAGKKALVVSGGGQHAVILAT encoded by the exons ATGCCTCGCCGAAAGCCCACG GAGTCTCGGGCTCCACAGAAGAAGGCGTCCGCCAAGAGGAAAAAAGAAGACCAGGAAAGTACCACAAGCTCAGCTCCTCCCATCAAGAGAGTGAAAG GGGAATTGTCCGTGGAACGCCGCAGTAGCCCCGGAAGCGTCTACACCGTTGGCCAAGGGGATGTCGGCCAGCTTGGCTTGGGGCCTGATGTCATGGAGTTGGCACGGCCCGCTCTCGTCGCCGACTTGAAAGATGTGGTGGACGTCGTGGCCGGCGGCATGCACACCCTGTGCCTCACAGCTGACGGCAAG GTGTGGTCATTTGGGTGCAACGATGAGGGCGCCCTAGGACGCCAGACATCAAGCCTGGATGGCACCGAGACGACACCAGGAACTGTGGAGCTCCCAGagccagttgcgcaactgacagCGGGCGACTCCCACTCGGCCGCACTCACCGTCTCTGGAAAAGTATTCCTGTGGGGTAACTTCAGAGATTCCCGAGGACAGATGGGCCTTGTCACTGAGGGCAAGGCCGAACAGGAGCCAAAGCTTGTTGTCTCCAACATTGTGCAG ATTGCCTCCGGCAGCGATCATGTGGTGATGCTGACGGTTAAGGGTGATGTTCTGACTATGGGATGCGGAGAGCAGGGACAACTGGGACGAGTGCCCGTGCGAACCTCCTCGCGCAGAGCATGCACACCTTCACTAGAGCTGCTCACGCCCACCAAAGTCTCCATACCGAAACCCAGCG GTTGCAAGACACGAGCCTTCGACAGGATATGGGCCGGAGCATATGCTACATATGCACGGCTGCGTGAAACTGGCAAGCTGTACGGGTTCGGTCTAAACAACTACCACCAGTTGGGTGCGCAGGCCCACAGGTCGAACGAGAGTGGCCAAATTATTTCTGTGCCTCAACCATTGACCTCCTGTCAAGGGCATAG GTGGCAACTTGTCAGTGGAGGCCAGCACCACACGCTCCTCCTGAGTGAGGAAGGTTCGGTCTTCACCCTCGGCCGCAAGGACTACGGCCGGCTTGGACTCGGGGCCTCCGTGCCTGCCGGTAATGAAGACCAGGGGACCCCTGCCCCAGTGCCTGGCCTCTCTGGCTGCGTGGAGGTCTCGTGTGGAGAGGCAGTCTCATTTGCCATTGATGGAGAAG GACGCCTGCACTCCTGGGGCTTTGGCACAAATGGCCAACTGGGCCACGGCGGCGACGATGATTTGTTTGAGCCGAAGGTCATCGCAGGGAAGCTCGCAGGCAAAAAGGCGCTGGTCGTCTCCGGAGGTGGGCAACATGCGGTCATCCTCGCCACATGA